From Erigeron canadensis isolate Cc75 chromosome 8, C_canadensis_v1, whole genome shotgun sequence, one genomic window encodes:
- the LOC122610702 gene encoding protein ALP1-like: protein MSQRLFLKIVADIEQRFVYFQQRIDWSGRKSLAAIQKCTSAVEQLGTGNRPDNFDDYLCMVARTSRESLDHFCSAVIELYRDEYLRRPTSHDVARLYEAHERRHRIPGMLGSLDCTHFVWRNCPKALKGQYKRGDHPYPTVTLEAVASQDLWIWHAFFGPPGSLNDINVLMQSTLYMRERNSTALDSSFTVNDRRYKRGYYLTDGIYPRWATHVKAMPYPTETNDKKFKKVQESARKVVERAFGVLKGKWGILNRPMRAMTVDKITNIVHACIILHNMIIKDDGRAISPVRIVDRGVQVVYNHDAVDEIEDE from the coding sequence atgagtcaaaggttgtttttgaagattgttgctGATATTGAGCAACGGTTCGTTTACTTTCAACAACGTATAGATTGGTCGGGGAGAAAGAGTTTAGCTGccatacaaaaatgcacatcCGCGGTGGAACAACTCGGAACGGGCAACCGTCCAGATAACTTTGATGACTACTTGTGCATGGTAGCAAGAACTTCTCGCGAAAGTCTTGATCATTTTTGCAGCGCAGTCATCGAGTTATATCGTGACGAGTACTTACGTAGGCCGACTAGTCATGATGTTGCCCGGTTGTACGAAGCGCATGAACGGAGACACAGGATTCCGGGAATGCTAGGAAGTCTTGATTGTACGCATTTTGTTTGGAGAAATTGTCCCAAAGCGTTGAAGGGACAATACAAGAGAGGTGATCATCCATACCCAACAGTTACGCTTGAAGCCGTTGCTTCACAagacttgtggatttggcatgcttttttTGGTCCTCCAGGGTCGCTCAACGATATCAATGTCTTGATGCAATCGACTTTGTATATGAGGGAGCGAAATTCGACGGCTCTTGACTCGTCTTTTACCGTAAACGACCGTCGTTATAAACGGGGATATTATCTTACCGATGGAATCTATCCTAGGTGGGCGACTCATGTCAAGGCAATGCCATATCCGACTGAAACAAATGACAAGAAGTTCAAGAAAGTTCAAGAATCGGCAAGAAAGGTTGTGGAGCGAGCGTTTGGtgttttgaaaggaaaatggGGGATTTTGAATCGGCCAATGCGAGCGATGACGGTCGACAAGATTACTAACATTGTGCACGCGTGCATTATATTGCACAACATGATTATAAAGGATGATGGAAGGGCAATATCACCGGTTCGTATTGTGGATAGGGGAGTTCAAGTGGTTTATAACCACGATGCTGTGGATGAGATAGAAGATGAATAA
- the LOC122578178 gene encoding probable GMP synthase [glutamine-hydrolyzing] translates to MSEPPMDCTDSESRPVLGPAGNKTRSAVELRKPAAKPKSNKVGKNEEVKKTNVIVNSAVYSQSVTTPVPAVLRQKDCKVLKSSLSMNASCSSDASSDSSQSRVSTGRISRRSVTPKRSGSVSRNGKVESCLKTVSKSGRVESVGRGDKVENVGVESDGCLEASPDGSPGRKRCAWVTANTDPGYAVFHDVEWGVPVHEDKKLFELLSLSTALAELTWPGILNKRHLFREVFHEFDPIAVSKLNDKKIVAPGNLATSLLSEQKLRGIIENARQFCKISDEFGSFDKYIWGFINRKPIVSKFRYPRQVPIKTSKAESISKDLVKRGFRGVGPTVVYSFLQVAGLTNDHLVSCFRFRECVDAGSVKDVSDECQNGKSDGRRSEEGNGLGLTRVIDELRLSGE, encoded by the exons ATGTCGGAGCCGCCGATGGACTGTACGGATTCGGAATCACGGCCAGTGTTAGGTCCGGCCGGGAATAAGACTAGATCGGCTGTTGAATTGCGTAAACCGGCGGCGAAACCTAAGAGTAATAAAGTAGGTAAAAATGAGGAAGTTAAGAAAACGAATGTGATAGTGAATTCTGCGGTGTATAGTCAATCAGTAACGACTCCGGTGCCGGCGGTTTTGAGGCAAAAGGACTGTAAGGTGTTGAAGTCGAGTTTATCAATGAATGCTTCGTGTTCTTCGGATGCTTCGTCGGATTCTTCACAGAGTAGAGTGTCTACGGGGAGGATTAGTCGGCGGAGTGTGACGCCTAAGCGATCTGGTAGTGTTTCGAGAAATGGAAAAGTCGAGAGTTGTTTGAAAACTGTTTCGAAAAGTGGAAGAGTTGAGAGTGTTGGTAGAGGTGATAAGGTTGAAAATGTTGGCGTGGAGAGTGATGGATGTTTGGAGGCTTCACCTGATGGCTCACCGGGACGGAAGAGATGTGCTTGGGTGACAGCGAATACTG ATCCTGGTTATGCTGTTTTCCATGATGTAGAATGGGGAGTTCCAGTACACGAAGACAA GAAACTATTTGAATTGCTCAGTTTATCGACTGCATTGGCTGAACTCACCTGGCCCGGTATACTGAACAAAAGGCATTTATTTAG AGAAGTGTTTCATGAATTCGATCCTATTGCTGTCTCAAAATTAAATGATAAGAAGATAGTAGCACCAGGAAACCTTGCGACTTCTCTTCTTTCAGAACAGAAATTACGAGGAATTATTGAAAATGCACGCCAGTTTTGCAAg ATAAGTGATGAATTCGGGTCCTTCGACAAGTACATATGGGGTTTCATAAACCGTAAGCCTATAGTCAGCAAATTCCGCTACCCTCGTCAAGTGCCAATCAAGACATCAAAGGCAGAGTCAATTAGCAAAGACCTGGTTAAAAGGGGTTTTCGAGGAGTAGGCCCCACAGTCGTTTACTCTTTTCTACAAGTGGCCGGGCTTACTAATGACCATCTTGTTAGTTGCTTCAGGTTCAGGGAATGTGTAGACGCAGGATCCGTTAAGGATGTATCTGATGAATGTCAAAATGGTAAGTCTGATGGAAGGCGATCCGAGGAAGGAAATGGGTTGGGGCTAACGAGGGTTATTGATGAATTGCGTTTATCAGGTGAGTAG
- the LOC122578286 gene encoding stromal cell-derived factor 2-like protein: MAVSFFGIAIFMFLTLDSDFYTSSSSSSSSTVYAANSEGVEITYGSVIKLMHEKTKFRLHSHDVPYGSGSGQQSVTGFPNVDDANSYWIVRPEPETSVKSGDTIKSGTIIRLQHMKTRRWLHSHLHASPISGNLEVSCFGDDGKSDTGDYWRVEIEGSGKTWKQDQRIRLHHVDTSGYLHSHNKKYSRIAGGQQEVCGVREKKADNIWLAAEGIYLPTAESKASM; encoded by the exons ATGGCTGTTTCGTTTTTCGGTATCGCTATATTCATGTTTCTAACTTTAGATTCAGATTTTTAcacctcttcatcatcatcatcatcgtctaCAGTTTATGCTGCCAATTCTGAAGGCGTTGAG ATTACCTATGGGTCAGTGATCAAGTTAATGCATGAAAAGACAAAATTCCGACTACACTCACACGATGTCCCATATGGATCTGGCAGTGGGCAGCAATCTGTTACTGGCTTTCCAAATGTGGATGATGCCAATAGCTACTGG ATTGTTAGACCTGAGCCGGAGACATCTGTGAAATCTGGAGACACCATAAAAAGTGGTACCATCATTCGGTTGCAACATATGAAGACTAGGAGATGGCTCCATAGCCACTTGCACGCCTCACCAATATCAGGCAACCTAGAG GTGAGTTGCTTTGGAGATGATGGTAAGTCAGACACCGGTGATTATTGGAG AGTTGAAATCGAAGGAAGCGGGAAAACATGGAAACAAGATCAAAGAATTAGGCTTCATCACGTCGATACAAGTGGATATTTACACAGTCATAATAAGAAGTATAGTCGTATTGCTGGTGGTCAGCAAGAG GTTTGTGGTGTAAGAGAGAAAAAGGCTGATAATATTTGGCTGGCAGCAGAAGGCATATACCTTCCAACAGCTGAGAGCAAAGCATCAATGTAG
- the LOC122578147 gene encoding 40S ribosomal protein S12-like produces the protein MAGEEAVIPVEAPAATPALGEPMDIMTALQLVLRKSLAHGGLVRGLHEAAKVIEKHAALLCVLAEDCNQPDYLKLVKALCADHNVSLVTVPAAKTLGEWAGLCKIDSEGKARKVVGCSCLVVRDYGEETEGLHIVQEYVKSH, from the exons ATGGCAGG AGAAGAAGCTGTTATTCCAGTCGAGGCACCAGCAGCCACCCCTGCTCTTGGGGAGCCAATGGACATCATGACTGCTTTGCAACTTGTGCTAAGAAAGTCACTTGCTCATGGAGGTCTTGTGAGAGGACTTCACGAGGCTGCAAAGGTTATTGAGAAACATGCTGCTCTACTCTGTGTTTTGGCAGAGGATTGCAATCAGCCTGACTACCTTAAGTTGGTCAAGGCTCTTTGTGCTGACCACAACGTGAGCCTGGTTACAGTTCCTGCTGCAAAGACCCTTGGCGAGTGGGCTggt CTATGTAAGATTGATTCCGAAGGGAAGGCAAGAAAGGTTGTGGGATGCTCATGCCTTGTTGTTAGG GATTACGGTGAGGAAACTGAAGGTCTTCACATTGTTCAGGAGTATGTGAAATCTCACTAA